From Garra rufa chromosome 19, GarRuf1.0, whole genome shotgun sequence, the proteins below share one genomic window:
- the clcn5a gene encoding H(+)/Cl(-) exchange transporter 5: MDNTGYCSESFNSLQSGTSDEDMVEIAGATLDFSSTDDVPPLDRDYSSGGSYGVGDGPNGVPKLMDLLDEPVPGVGTYEDFNTIDWVREKSKDRDRHREIATKSKESAWALMKSISDAFSGWLLMLLVGLMSGALAGGIDISAHWMTDLKEGVCLNGFWFNHEHCCWNSNETTFQERDKCPNWKSWAELIVGTNDGPFAYIMNYLMYVCWALLFSFLAVSLVRAFAPYACGSGIPEIKTILSGFIIRGYLGKWTLMIKTITLVLAVSSGLSLGKEGPLVHVACCCANILCHLFTKYRRNEAKRREVLSAAAAVGVSVAFGAPIGGVLFSLEEVSYYFPLKTLWRSFFAALVAAFTLRSINPFGNSRLVLFYVEFHSPWHLLELIPFVLLGIFGGIWGAFFIRANIAWCRRRKTTRLGHYPVLEVLVVTAVTALLAFPNSYTRMSTSELISELFNDCGLLDSSQLCNYANVSVTKSSSDSLPDRPAGHDVYTAMWQLSLALVFKMLITVVTFGMKVPSGLFIPSMAVGAIAGRLLGVGMEQLAYYHHDWVIFRGWCSPGADCITPGLYAMVGATACLGGVTRMTVSLVVIMFELTGGLEYIVPLMAATMTSKWVADALGREGIYEAHIRLNGYPFLEPKEEFSHKTLAMDVMRPRRSDPPLSVITQDGMSVEEVESLIAETSYSGFPVVVSHESQRLVGFVQRRDLVISIENARQRQEGVVSASRIFFTEYTPPQPPSSPPPLKLRGIMDLSPFTVTDHTAMDIVVDIFRKLGLRQCLVTHNGRLLGIITKKDILKHMAQMANRDPDSILFN, encoded by the exons ATGGACAACACAGGCTATTGCAGCGAGAGCTTCAACAGCCTGCAGAGCGGGACCAGCGATGAGGACATGGTGGAGATCGCAGGAGCCACGCTGGACTTCTCCAGCACTGATGACGTGCCTCCTCTGGACCGGGACTATAGCTCAG GTGGTTCATATGGAGTTGGTGATGGGCCTAATGGGGTTCCTAAACTGATGGATTTACTAGATGAGCCAGTGCCTGGGGTCGGCACATATGAAGACTTCAACACCATCGACTGGGTCCGGGAAAAGTCTAAAGACAGAGATCGTCACCGAGAG ATTGCTACCAAAAGTAAAGAGTCAGCCTGGGCTCTGATGAAGAGTATCAGTGATGCCTTCTCTGGCTGGCTTCTCATGCTGCTTGTGGGACTGATGTCAG GTGCCCTGGCTGGTGGCATTGACATCTCTGCCCATTGGATGACAGATCTGAAGGAAGGAGTGTGTTTGAATGGCTTCTGGTTTAATCATGAGCACTGCTGCTGGAACTCCAACGAGACAACCTTCCAGGAGAGAGACAAATGCCCCAACTGGAAAAGCTGGGCAGAGCTCATTGTCGGTACTAATGACGGTCCTTTCGCCTACATCATGAATTACCTGATGTATGTGTGCTGGGCGCTGCTTTTTTCCTTCCTGGCTGTGTCTTTAGTCAGGGCCTTTGCCCCGTATGCCTGTGGCTCAGGAATACCTGAG ATCAAGACCATCCTGAGTGGGTTTATCATCAGGGGCTACCTGGGTAAATGGACTCTTATGATTAAAACTATTACCCTGGTGCTGGCTGTGTCATCTGGACTCAGTCTGGGCAAAGAAGGGCCTCTGGTCCATGTGGCCTGTTGTTGTGCCAACATCTTGTGCCACCTGTTCACCAAGTACCGCAGGAATGAGGCAAAGAGACGAGAG GTATTGTCTGCCGCCGCAGCTGTTGGTGTGTCAGTAGCTTTTGGTGCACCGATTGGTGGAGTTCTGTTCAGTCTGGAAGAG GTCAGTTATTATTTCCCTCTGAAGACGCTGTGGCGCTCTTTCTTTGCTGCATTGGTGGCAGCGTTTACTCTTCGGTCCATCAACCCGTTTGGTAACAGCAGGCTGGTGCTCTTCTACGTAGAGTTCCACTCTCCTTGGCATTTGCTGGAACTCATACCCTTTGTCCTGTTGGGTATTTTCGGGGGAATCTGGGGAGCATTCTTCATCCGTGCAAACATTGCGTGGTGTCGCCGGCGTAAGACTACAAGGCTGGGTCACTACCCTGTTTTGGAGGTACTGGTTGTTACGGCGGTCACGGCTCTGCTGGCGTTCCCCAACAGCTACACACGGATGAGCACCAGCGAGCTGATCTCTGAGCTGTTCAACGATTGCGGTCTGCTGGATTCCTCGCAGCTGTGTAACTATGCCAATGTGAGCGTCACCAAGAGCAGCAGTGATTCTTTGCCTGACAGGCCAGCAGGACATGATGTCTACACCGCCATGTGGCAGCTCTCATTGGCCCTGGTCTTCAAGATGCTCATCACAGTGGTGACCTTCGGCATGAAG GTTCCCTCTGGCCTCTTCATCCCCAGTATGGCTGTGGGAGCGATTGCAGGCAGGCTGCTTGGTGTGGGTATGGAGCAGCTGGCATATTACCACCATGACTGGGTAATCTTTAGAGGCTGGTGCTCACCTGGAGCAGACTGCATCACCCCAGGCCTCTATGCTATGGTGGGAGCTACCGCCTGTCTGG GCGGTGTAACTCGTATGACAGTCTCTCTGGTGGTCATTATGTTTGAGTTAACGGGCGGCCTGGAATACATTGTGCCTCTCATGGCTGCCACAATGACTAGTAAATGGGTAGCAGATGCTCTGGGTCGAGAAGGTATTTATGAGGCTCACATCCGTCTCAACGGTTACCCCTTCCTGGAGCCTAAGGAGGAGTTCAGCCACAAGACGCTAGCCATGGACGTGATGCGACCCCGTCGTAGTGACCCACCGCTCTCCGTGATCACACAAGATGGCATGAGCGTGGAGGAAGTGGAGTCGCTCATTGCTGAAACGTCATACAGCGGTTTCCCTGTGGTGGTCTCACACGAGTCACAGAGACTTGTGGGCTTTGTGCAGCGCAGGGATCTGGTCATCTCTATTG AAAATGCTCGCCAGCGTCAGGAAGGTGTGGTTAGTGCCTCACGAATCTTTTTCACTGAATACACACCTCCACAGCCACCCAGCAGCCCTCCTCCTTTGAAGCTTCGTGGTATCATGGATCTCAGCCCATTTACAGTTACTGACCACACTGCCATGGACATCGTGGTGGACATCTTCCGCAAGCTGGGCCTGCGCCAGTGTCTTGTCACTCACAACGG
- the LOC141293169 gene encoding liver-expressed antimicrobial peptide 2: protein MHLQHINLAKFGFCTLFLVVLIYQVSTVPVVTPEVQPDLQSSHILHRKIRMSPLWRIMGFKPHGAYCHDNIECTTGLCRNGHCSFNEPVHS, encoded by the exons ATGCATCTGCAACACATTAACCTGGCAAAATTTGGATTTTGCACATTGTTCTTAGTAGTGCTGATATACCAG GTATCTACTGTGCCAGTAGTGACTCCTGAGGTGCAACCAGACCTTCAGTCATCACATATACTTCACCGCAAAATACGAATGTCCCCTTTGTGGCGAATTATGGGCTTTAAACCACATGGAGCCTATTGCCATGACAACATAGAGTGTACTACAGGTTTATGCAG GAACGGTCATTGTTCGTTTAATGAGCCTGTTCATTCTTAG